CCTTTTGTTATCATATCCTACGGAAATTTTTACTATATCAACGGTGATTACATTTGAACCTAACTGTTTTTCAATAGCCTCTTTATCAGACTCATCTAATTCTCATTCTGTATCTACTACCTGAGTCTCCGGTATAGGTTGATTTGGCTTCCATTTTTTCTTGGGGAAATCCAACGTTTGCGAGAAAGCTTCTTTTTTAGTATCTGGTTTTATCCTATAAAGAGCTTTTAAAATTGCAGTCTTACCAGATTCATTTTTCCCTACTAAGCATGTTACTTTATCCAAGAAAAGTTCTCCTGAATCTTCAATACATCTAAAATCTTTAATTTGAATTTTCTTTAATAACATAAAACATCTCCTTATTTTTTTAAGATTTAATAATAGAACAAAGCCTGCCATGGACGGCAGGCGCTATAAATGAAGGGGCGCGGCATGGCGGCTAACGACCGAAGCTTGACGACGTCGCGTCCCCGAGCGCCTTTGCGCAAAAGGGTCGCGAACTTCTATTTCTGAAAATCTCTTCTTTTACTATTTAGTCAAGTTCGCGAAGCGATGTGTCGAAGACCGGAGTGAGTCCCGAACGGATTCCGTGAGTGGCGAACGAAGCGGCAAGCGTTAGTTAGCCGCTGTTCCCGCGAGCATCTTCAAGCGACTCCAATAAACCATTGCAACTGAATGAAACAAGAAACGCTCACCCCTTCTCACGCTAAGCCAAACCCTTCCGAAAAAGCGCAGAGGGAATGGCGGCTAACGACAAAGGCTTCTCGACGTTCGCGGTTCTGGAGCGCGCTAAACGCGCGGAAGAATTGGCACGAAGGCTTGAGCGGCCTTAGTCGCGTCTCGCAAGCCGAGTGACAAAGCGAATGTGCCGAAGGCCAAGCGAGAGTCGCGGAGCGATCTCGAAGCGCCGCAAGAAGTCGCAGTTAGGCGAGCGTTTTTGCCGATGATCTAACAAATTACGCCATGGATTGCGTTTTTAATTTTTAATCCCTAAAATATTTAAGGCCTTTGAATTATTTTTAAGAATGAATAACATTCTTTGAGCTGGGCCTTGTGGAATGTTTTTTCCAGATTCCCAAGCTTCTATTGTTTTAGTAGAAACACCTAATGCTTGAGCAAAAGTATTTTGTGTAAGATGTAAATTAGTTCTAATATTTCTGATTTCTTTACCTTTAAACGTTGGCAATTCCTGAATTTCAATAATTTGCGCCTTTACGCCTGAAACTTTCTTGCCTTTAGTATATTCAATTGCTTCATTAAGCCCTTTTGAAAGACTATTAAATAGTTTATTATTATTTTCTTTTTTCATGTCGCACCCTCTTCGACTGAATTAAATCCTTTAGAGAAGTTACTAAATCCGCCAATATCGTAAGCTCTTTCTTTGAAAGATTTTCTTTATCGTTTTTCTCAAGAAGTGTTATTAAGAATAATACTGAGAATTCTTCAATATCCAAGTAGAACACTCGAACTCCGCCACTCTTGCCGATTCCTTTCTTTTTCCAGCGTATCTTTCTAATTCCGTTAGAATCTTTAATGACCGGGCCATATTTTGGATTTTCTAAAAGAAATTCTTGGAGTTCTCTTAACTCTTTATCTTCAAGTCCAGCTTTCTTCCAAAATAAATCGAAATCTGGAAGGTGAATGAATATTCTTTTCAATAAATCAATCATCCCTATTCAATAGGGTATTGTCAATCTCTAAATCTTTACAAAATTCCTGGCTTAATCGCCGCACGGACGCGGCGAAAACAATGGTAGTAACCCGGCAAAAATGTCGCCTAACGAAATAGGCTTCTCGACGTTCGCGTTCCCGAAGCGCTTGTGCGCGAAGGGATTGGAACGAGGTTCGAGCGACCTTAGTCGCGTCCCGCGAACCGAGTTACAAAGCAAATGTGCCGAAGGCCAAGCGAGAGTTGCGAAGCAATCTCGAAGCGCAGTGAGAAGCCGTAGTTATGCGCCGTGAATTTCAATGCACTTGCCAGGTTCGAATAATAAAGTTTTTCAAAGTCTCCTCTCTATTTTCCAAAGCTTTCTTATTCCAATCTCTTACTTTTATAATTTCTTTCATCAATAGTAAGTTACTTTTTTTATAAATTTCTTTTTTATTTGGAAATGAACTGTTACCTGCAATTGAATTTTGTTGTTTCGGCAAAACCGTAAGATTACCAATACGATTGACATTCTTAATTATTACGCTATTTCCCCTTCCAAACTTACCTTTCCAGTAAGTCTCATTGCCAGGTTCTTGAGGAAAAATATGCTCAATTGTCTCGGCGGAGTTCCCATTCCAGATGTCACTCCAGGAATTCGATATTTCGATTTTCAATTGCTTTGCTAAACTCAATTCATAGTGATACAAAATATAACGTAGCTCATTTGTCCAACTTGTGTAACAATCTCTTTCTTTAATTAGCTTATTTACTTCTGACTCAATATCATAGGACGAAGCAATGGATTTAAGATTTTTAACTATTTCAGTCACACCTTCATGCTTGTTTTTATAAATTTCATAAGCAATTCGAACATACTCTCCGACAGCTGTTCGAGAGTCTTTTTTTGATATGCCGAAGATTAAAAAAGAGATTTTCTCCCAAATACTTTTTAAATTAGTTTTGTCTTTTGCTGATAAGTCTTTTGATGAGACGATCGCGAGATAAAGCAGTCGCGCATGCGATATGCTTGTAATCGTATTCAGAATTTGATCATCGTAAAGCTCTTCCAACTTGCTAGCAATATCAACAAAGATGTTCATTATTTTCAATATATCATTGGGATTAGTAGTTGCCTTTTCTTTCAAAAATTCATATGAAATTTCTGATGATATCACTCTACTTGGGGTTGAATCTTGCATTAGAGTTGCTGCATATCTTAAGATCTCATCGCCATTTAGGTTTTTGATCCCTATTTTCTCGTAAAGCTTTGTCCATATTTTATGAGATTCAATAAATTTAGACTTTGAATTTTGAACTCCATATTTTTCGTATATGATCCCCATTAACATACTTTTAGTTTTGTCTAACCACTCAACAGGTCTACCTCTTGAGTTTAAGACCTCAAAAGTCGTGTAAACCATTCCTTCATCAAGGATTTCATAATATAAAAATCCCAATCTATTTTGAACTATCCTAAGAATATTTAATAATATTTCATTATTCGAATTTGACTGAATAAAATACTTACATTCAATAATTGCGTTTTTAAGATTTTCTTCACCAGTAGTTAATGGTTGAAAATTTGTCTCGCTGTAACCTTCTTTTAAGTAGCGCGAGAAAACTCTATTACTGTCATGATTTGTTTGTAATAATATTGCCGAGTTATCCCTTTTTATCAGTAAATTTTTTAATTCTTCTGCAATTTTATAATTATCAAAATCGTTTTCTAAAATATAATCAGAAATCTCTTTTAATAAAATAATTAGTGTAGTGATCCTTTGCTGACCGTCAACGATTTCAACGATTTCATATTCGTGCTGACCAATTGTAATTTTCTCTTTAGTATTTAATGCAACAAGAGTTGCCATAAAGTGTTGATAATTTATATCGTTTTTATTTAAGACAGCAAGAATATCCTGAAATAAATCGACTCTTTGTTTTTTTTCCCAGCTATACGGTCGTTGGTATTCTGGAATCCTGAACAGCCGTCCTTGGCATAGCTTCAAAAACTGCAGATATAGTGGCTGTAGACTCATTTTTTTCTCCTTAAATTTTAACCATGGCGTCTAACGAAATAGGCTTCTCGACGTTCGCGGTTCTGGAGCGCGTCTAAACGCGCGGAAGAATTGGAACGAGGCTTGAGGCGTCCTAACGCCGTCCCGCAAGCCGAGTGACAAAGCGAATGTGCCGAAGGCCAAGCAAGAGTCGCGAAGCGATCTCGCAGCGCCGCGAGAAGCCGCAGTTAGGCGAAGTTAGCGAATTTTTCCTTGTTAAGCTTATATTTATCTAATATGGATGGCCCGAATTCAGTTAAAATATCTTCTTGTTTTAGAATTTCGATAATCAAGTCATAGAAAGACTGAATTTCTTCTTCGGGAATTAGAGGCTTGAAAATGCGAGAAATTAATCTTCCCCTCTCTCTGCCATATCTATAAAGAATTACATCCATATCCTGATACCTTAACGTATAATGGATTGCGGAAGTAATGTTTTCTCTTTCAATCAACCCCGTATCAGAGTTTTCAAACCGTACAAGGTCCAATGCAATCTGTCGAGCAAACTCTCTTTGAAACGCCTTGCTACTTAACTTAACTTGAATATTTTTGCAATAAGATTCTCGCTCGTAAGCCGTATACCAAAGTAGAGAACTTATAACTATTGAGAAGAGCCAGAAAATGCCGAAAATGGGATTTGAAGCGTCTATATATTTGCTCAATACTGGATGTTCTATGATCGTTTTAGGGAAAAACCACGTTATGCTTAAAAAACCAGAAATGGCTGTTAACGTTATTTTTGGACCGAAAAGCTCTCTAAGTTTTGTTCTTTCAAAGTTTTCTAACGACTTTTGAAAGTCTGAACTAAATTCTCGTATCTGTGCGCTAATTACTTCTTTTTTCTTAATTTCTGCCAATACTGTTTCTTTGCGGGGAACTATATCTCTCGGCTTGTCAATATTTTTCAATGCTTCAGTTAGAGCAATATACTGCTCTTTCTTTTCCCTTTCAATTCGCCAAGGTTTTTATCAGGATGCAACTTCTTAATTTTTTCTCGCAATTTGGCCTTAACTTTAGATACATCCGTTTCTCGAATATTAAACTTTTCTCTTATTTCATCAATTAAATTGGTCATGTAAATTTCCTTTTTGCTAATTTCGCATAACGACCGAAGCTTGACGACGTCGCGTCCCCGAGCGCCTTTGCGCGAAAGGGTCGCGAACTTCTATTTCTGAAAATCTCTTCCTTTACTATTTAATCAAGTTCGCGAAGCGATGTGTCGAAGACCGGAGTGAGTCCCGAACGGATTCCGTGAGTGGCGAACGGAGCGGCAAGCGTTAGTTAGCTGCTGTTCCCGCGAGCATCTTCAAGCGACTCCAATAAACCATTGCAACTGAATAAAACAAGAAACGCTCACCCCTTCTCACGCTAAGCCAAACCCTTCCGGAAAAAGCACAGCGGGAATGACGGCTAACGACCGAAGCTTGACGACGTCGCGTCCCCCAGCGCCTTTGCGCGAAAGGATTGACGGAGGCTTGAGGCGCCTTAGCGCCGACTCACAAGCCGAACGTCAAAGCGAATGTGCCGAAGGCCAAGCAAGAGTCGCGAAGCGATCTCGCAGCGCAGTGAGAAGCCGCAGTTAGACGATCGTGCGTGCTTTAATTCAAGCCTTGATCATTTCAGAATTAATGATATTTAATGCTTTTCCTTTTTTTGTTTTGTAAAAAAGAAAATCACTGTCCAAAGTTAAAATATCCTTAATTCCATAAATTTCAGAAAGACTAACAAGAGAAGCATCTGCAAAATCCATTGGACGATCTGAATATTTTTCCATATAATAATGTATCAATGGAAAATGATCATTATCTTGGTTTAAAATTGTAACCGCTCCGTCTTTAATCCATTCAATAAATGAACTCTGAGCTTGTTTATTATCTGATAATAAATATGAAACTTCTGTTACCACGGCTATAGTCGTAAATAATCGCCCTTTGAAATCCTTTAAAAACAATCTGATGTTATTACAATAAACATCAGATTCATCAAAAAAGGCAACAATAGGTCCAGTATCAATAATTGCTTTTATCATTTACCTTTTTGTTTTTTCAGTATTGCATCTTTAATATACTTTTGATGATTTACTGATTTATCTGAAATCCCACTTTTATATTGGCCAAAGTATTTTTTACCTAATTCATAGGCTGATGGCTTTTGGGCAAAATTATCAATGTAATAAACTAAAGATTCTTTGATTACTTCTGATTTACTTTTATTTTCAATTTTAGCCACTTCTGATAGTTTTTTTTCTAATTCCGGAGGTAATCGAAGACTAATCATAAAACGCCTCTTGTATCACATATGTAATACGTTTTCAAATCTGGTCAACAAAATTTTTGTGCTTTCTCGAATTGCAAAAATGAATTTATAAAGAAGTTTTTCATTTCAAAAGTCATTTCGCACGCATGGCGGCTAACGAAGTAGGCTTCTCGACGTTCGCGGTTCTGAAGCGCGCTAAACGCGCGAAAGAATTGGAACGAGGTTCGAGCGACCTTAGTCGCGGCTCGCGAACCGAGTTACAAAGCGAATGTGCCGAAGGCCAAGCGAGAGTTGCGAAGCAATCTCGAAGCGCAGTGAGAAGCCGCAGTTAGGCGATGAAGCGACTCATGCCGCTAAATCTTTTGAAAAACTATTTCTAGTTACCCATGGTATTGGAGTAATTTCATATTTTTTGAGAGCGTCTACAACAGAAGGAGATACATCATGTTCTCTATCATTAAGTATCGCATAAGCAACTGATTCAGAAGGTCTTACTTCTTTTGTTTCAGACCACGCAAATAAAAAAACTTCAACATTATTTTTATCAGGTACATTCAAAGCTTGTACGATTCTTTCAGGTCGTTCTTTCGATTCAGGTATAACAAAGTGAAAATAATGATCATACCCACTACGACCGGAGAATTTCACATTCTGAACAAATCTTACTTCATTTTTTTTCAACCACTGAGTGACATCTTCTAGAAACAAACTAAGAACATGTGGCTTTGCAGTATAAAATAGATCGTCGACTGCTAACATGGCTTGAATTAAACTATGCTTTTTTAATGGGAAATCGCTTGCGCTTGCACTTACATTGAGCTGAGATCCATTAAGTTTAACCCCTAACCCATTTAAAACCGTATGCAATAACTCTTTTCTTTTAGGTGTATCGATCAAGCATCCTGATAATGAAAGATCATTAATAACATAACCATCATCACTTAAGACAAACTTTTCTTTTCCATAAGGCTTTACGTAAATTTGAATATAATCATTATGCCTATCAATATATGGGGTCGTTATTTCGAACCAATCATTCACTGACTTAATTAGTGTCTTTTCTTGAAGCCAGGAATGATATTCAGCCAATAATCTTTCTATTTCAGCCATCATATTTAGGTAAAAAGATCTCCTTCGATCTCAGGTCTAGTTGCAATATTACAGAAATTCATAAAGATATCTAATCGTTCTACCATATTTGCAGCTTGTTCATACGCTTCACCAAATATATCTACAGGTGAATATGCCCATTTGTCAGCGTACCCATGTTTATAAATGTGAACGTGAGGAACGCCGATTTCGCTTCCATCTGGATTCCTATGAGGTCTTCCATCAATATCCAATCGGACTAATGGAAAAATTACTTTAGCTCTTGTCTGAAACGTAACTCTGTTAAGATTAATAGAGCCTCGACTAATATCCAAGAAAAATTTTTCTCGTTTATCTTCCGAAAGTAAAGGGATATTGATTTGTTCCCCTAACGTTGGAAAAGTATAGTTTTCCGAAATATCGATATGTTTATTAAGCTGTAGCAAATCAGCTACATCTGCATCTGTTAATTCTGACATATTATTCCTAATTAGAATTTAATCGTGTCGCTTTGTCGCCTAACGACGCAGGTTTCTCGACGTTTGCGTTCCCGGAGCGCTTCTGCGCGGAGGGATTTAAACTCAACTTGAGTGAGCATTAGCGAACGTCTTGCAAGTTGAGTTAAAAAGCGAATGTGCCGAAGGCCAAGCGAGAGTCGCGAAGCAATCTCGATGCGCCGCGAGAAGCCGTAGTTAGGCGGCGTCGGAATCTCTCCTCGAACTTCCTTTAGCGAATAAAAATATAACAAATGAGAAAAAGAAGAGCAAAATTGGAAATGCACCGAATACGGGCTCAGCTCGTCCCCTTTCGGTCTTTTCATTTCCTGGTATATCATAGTTTTCCAAAGAATTCCAATTAACAACTAGACTGATAGTAAATACTGTTACAAGGAGAATATTGAGTAATGAATATTCAAGTCGTTGACGTATCGCATATTCGATTGCAAACCCAATTAGAACTTCTGTTACACCGATAAAAAACAATCCGCCGGGGAGTTGTAGCTTTTTAGGATTCGCTCGAATCCATAATATAATATAAATTTGAAGTATTGTTAAGCCAATGTAAAAATATCCTGTAAGATACTCTTGAGCTGCGATAGTAATTAGTAAAGATGCTACGGAATGAAGCAAAACTATAAATGCTAAGAGGATTTTTGACAGCTTTAAAGTAATATTATCTTCATAGTAACCTACAAGTATTAAAAGAATGAAAATTACTAAGAAACCGATAATAGGAATTACCAAAGAATACGTATTAATTCCGTAGATTAACCAAGCAATTGAATCTTTAGAGAATATTGGATAAGAAAGTGAAACAGCCGCAATAAACAAGCAACTTAGGGAGGAAAGAAGGAATGATTTTTCAAAATACCTTATTCTTTCTTCTATCTGATTAACGATTTTTTTTGATACGAATAAATTGTTCATAATTTAACCATAGAATTTATTTCGATGCCGTCTAACGAAATAGGCTTCTCGACGTTTGCGTTTCTGGAGCGCGCTAAACGCGCGAAAGAATTGGCGCGAGGCTTGAGGCGCCTTAGCGCCGTCCCGCACAAGCCAAGTGACAAAGCGAATGTGCCGAAGGCCAAGCAAGAGTCGCGAAGCGATCTCGCAGCGACGCGAGAAGCCGCAGTTAGGCGCTGGACGCCCCAATCTCTGAAGCTAAATATTGTTCAACAGATACGATTCTCAAATCATCAATTTTATTTAGAACTAGTAAATCTTTATCGCCTGTAATCAAATAATCAACTCTTGCAGACATCGCACTTTCAAGTATATGATAATCGTCTCGATCTCGAAGACCAGAATAATCCTTTAAAGGAACATTAACTATTCGTTGAGTTATCGATTCTATTTCAGATATCACTATCAAAATGAATTCTTTATCAAGTTTAAACTTAGGTTTTTCGAGCGTTTCTTTGATTTCAGTTAATATAGAGTCCGAAGTGTAGCCGGTAACCTTTCCTGAAATTAATTCCTCTAAAACAATTCTCGGTTTTCCACCGAATAGAATGGCCGAAATATAAATGTTAGTATCTAGTAAGACTTTGATCATTAGGAAGTTTTCTTTGTCTTCCTAAGTAACTTAATCTCATCGATAATTGAATCGTCAGTGATGCTTGTTCCTTTAGATAATGCAGAGCCTACTTCAAAAATCTTTTCCCATTTGAATCTTCTTTCAATATATGCCCTTGCAGCTTCTCTAATTAACTCGGAACGAGATCGATGTTCCCGTTTCGCAATTTTATCAATTTCTTTTAAAAGTCCTTTCTCAAAGGAAATATTGACTGTTTGGTTCATACTCTGACTATATACAAACTTTGTATATAGTCAAACTCAAATTTTCTTGATCTATACATTTTTGGCGTCTTTCGTCTAACGAAATAGGCTTCTCGACGTTCGCGGTTCTGGAGCGCGCTAAACGCGCGAAAGAATTGGAACCAGGTTCGAGGCGCCTTAGCGCCGTCCCGCGAACCGAGTTACAAAGCGAATGTGCCGAAGGCAAAGCAAGAGTTGCGAAGCAATCTAGAAGCGCCGCGAGAAGCCGCATTTAGGCGAAGTGACTGCTACTGCTTTGAATGATAAATTTCTTTAGCGTTTAAAACTTTTAATATTTTTTTGTCTAAGGTCCAAAGCTTTAAATTTCTCTTCACCGCTTCGTTGATTATTACAGAGTCAATTAGTCCGACGCCTTTATCCTTCAATTTCTGTTCATAGGATAGTTTTCCAGCTTCAAGAAAACTGTTGTCGGAACTTAGAGTATTTAAATTTTCCCAATACTCTAAAATGAATGAAACCTCTGATTTACTTTTACAGCCTTGAAGAAGTTCCCCAAAAATTATCTCATGCACAAGCACTTCAGACGATTCTATTAAATCTTTTAGTTCGCTAAAATAAGGTTCATTTTTTTTGAAAAATTCAATCCAAATCGAAGTATCAACTAATATCATTATCTATCTCGATTTAGATTTCGTATCTTTTCCCCACTAAATCCTTGCTGGAAAACTAATGGCGACTTAGCTAACTTTTGATTTAGTTTCTTAATTTTTGCCTGTTTTAACCATTCAGAAAGTGCCTTCTGCAACGAATCTGTTATATTTTTTCCGCCAGAATATTTCTGAACTTCAGTTATTAAATCATCGGGTAAAATAGCTGTAACTTTCATACGATACATTATACGATTCATTTTCGTATATTACCAGCTTTTTTTATAGTTCCCTAAATTTATTTCTCGATAAATATTCATTTTCAAAATTAAGTTTGCAGGCATTTCGCATAACGACGTAGGTTTCTCGACGTTTGCGTACCCGAAGCGCTTGTGCGCGTAGGGATTTTAACTCAACTTGAGTGAGCCTTAGCGAACGTCTTGCAAGTTGAGTTAAAAAGCAAATGTGCCGGAGGCCAAGCAAGACTGAGCGGGAACCGCGAATGTCGTAGCGCCGCGAGAAACCGCAGTTATGCGACGTGATGTCAATAATCAAATAATTATCTTATCTCTATCGTATAATTTGTAGCACTTTCATAACACTGCAAAAAAGATACATTGAATCCTTTATCAATGTAATTCCGATTTACGATGTCAGTAATTATCTTTCTGTTTGTCTCTGAAATTCTTAAACCAAAAATGATTTGCTTTAATATTTTCTTTTTGAAGCGAATAGTGTTATTCTTTAACCAATCACTATCTAACAACAAGCGCACCTCTTCCTCATATATCCAATCCGCATTCTATCGCAGCAAAAACTTGAATATATCCGAAGGACGGTCTTTGAAGCGATTCCATGGTGGAGGGATTTCGTTATTATAGGTAATATCAAATGCTGAAAGATAATCTTTTGGATATCCTGGGCCAGGAAGTTCAAAATCTTCTCCCTCCAATTCGAGTCCCATACCACCAGTTGGTGAAGCTATTGACTCAAAACCCAAACAAAATCCTTTGTGTTGGTCTGCATAGTGAGCCCACATCAAGATATTACTAGGTGTTTTAGAAAGACAAAGAATTCGATTTCTATTGTCGTCTTTTTTCGCATCGCCTAACATTGAATCATCTATATATTTGTGCTCGAATTCTTTCGCTAGTTTTTCTGCTTTTGCTTCCTCTTCACCAACCGTATATCGAAGCCAGTTATACCAATCATCAAACGTTCCCTGATATATTGTTTTAGTTCTTGAGTCAAAAGGATCATTGAATTCCGAAGGCTTAGCAAAATAAAATTCGTTATCAAGTATTAGTTTAAAAGAAAATTCGTTAATACCCCTGTATTTAAAAAGTAACACGCTCACCTCCTATAAATACATCATGTCGCATAACGAAATAGGCTTCTCGACGTTCGCGATTCTGGAGCGCGCTAAACGCGCGGAAGAATTGGAACGAGGCTTGAGCGGCTTTAGGCGCGTCTCGCAAGCCGAGGGACAAAGCGAATGTGCCGAAGGCCAAGCAAGAGTTGCGAAGCAATCTCGATGCGCCGCGAGAAGCCGAAGTTAGACGATGGTGGCGTTTAAAAAAACTGAATTAAAATTAGATTAAGGAATCGTGTAATTCCATTTCTTTTTGCAAAATTGTATTAATAATCGTGCTAAGATCTTTATTCTTTTTAAGAGCTATTTTTTTATAATATTCTTCCAATTGAGGATCAAGATATACAGGAAAATGGAGATCTTTTAAGTCTCGTGTATAAACACCGCGTTTCCCTTTTGAAAAATCGTATTCTTTTCTCATATTTTTAAATATCAGTTGAGTAGTATTGAGCTTTCTCTGAATTCGAAGCTGGTCTCGCTGATATGATTCTTTTTATTTCTTCATCATTCTGCGTTCGATCAACAAAAATTACAACTGCAATAGTAATATTTTCAATCATTCCAAGTGCAATTTCTCTGACTTCACCAATGGAATGATCTGGATCAGAAATATAAATAGTTCTTGGAGCCGCAAAAACCAATAAGGCTTCTCCAAATGAGAGGTCATGTTTTTGAATATTTATTCTTTCTTTTTCAATATCCCATTCAAAACGCACTTAAATAGCTAATAATGATACTATATATATGTAAAGTCTTTATTTTCGTTGTCCCAATTGATTTACTTTAAAGATTACCGCATAAAAGCTTAATACCGCCACTGTCGTCTAACGACGCAGGTTTCTCGACGTTTGCGTTCCCGAAGCGCTTGTGCGCGAAGGGATTTTAACTCGGCTTGAGCGAACCTTAGTGAGCGGCTTGCAAGCCGAAGTTGAAAAGCAAATGTGGCTTTAGCCCGTAGTGAGGATCGCATTAGCGATTCCGAACGGAGCGAGAAACAGCAGTTAGACGACGGTTTTTATTGAATTGATTAATATCTTAATCAACCAACATTTCCTTTATAACTAGTTTTATTTTAGAAACTGTTTTGGGATCCGTTTTTCCTAATTTTTTTATCAAACGAGTTTTATCGACGGTTCGAATTTGATCTAACACAACCCAGCCTTTTTTTCCTTGAAATGTTAATTCAACTCTTGTTGGATACGATCGAGATTTAGTAGTCATTGGTGCAATAATAATTGTACCAATAGTCTTATTCATTTCATTAGGTGAGATTATTACGCAAGGTCTCGATTTTTTTATTTCGTGTCCGATTGTTGGATCCAAATTTATCAAATATACTTCGTATTGAGAAATCACCATTCCCAATCCTTGTCCGATAAATCTATTGAATCGGGGATAAGTAATTTATCATCTTTATTTGAAGACATTGTCTTAAATTGTTTTTCCCAACCTTCTCTCGGTTTTGATTTTAGAGGTACGATGATTAGTTTATTATTATCGATTAGTAAATCTACTTCTTCTTCAATGTGGCATTCTTCTAAAACCGCTTTGGGAATTCGAATACCTTTAGAATTACCTATTTTTACAACTGACGCTCTCATAGTAATTACTATGTAATTACACTCGGTTTTGTCAATCAAAAAGAACCCACCCTCTTAATTGAGAAGCTAAATCATGGGACTTGAACTCTTTGTATTTAGTATTTAAACTCTCATTTCAAAGTAAGATTCAAAAACTGTCGTCTAACGACCGAGGCTTGACGACGTCGCGTCCCCGAGCGCCTTTGCGCGAAAGGGTCGCGAACTTCTATTTCTGAAAATCTCTTCTATTACTATTTAACCAAGTTCGCGAAGCGATGTGTCGAAGACCGGAGTGAGTCCCGAACGGACTCCGTGAGTGGCGAACGAAGCGGCAAGCGTTAGTTAGCCGCTGTTCCCGCGAGCATCTTGAAGCGACTCCAATAAACCATTGCAACTGAATGAAACAAGAAACGCTCACCCCTTCTCGCGCTAAGCCAAACCCTTCCGGAAAAAGCGCAGCGGGAATGGCGGCTAACGACGCATGATTGTCGAAGTTCCGCGAGTCCGAAGGACTTGGCGCGAGGCTTGCTTTGCAAGACGAGTGACAAAGCGGAATTTGGCGAAGCCCAAGCAAGGGTTGCGAAGCAATCCCGAAGCGCAGCGACAATTTTTAGTTATCTGACGTTGGCCATTTTAAAGATTAAAAAATTTGCGGAGCCTGAAGTAAACTTCGATTATCAAATTCAGTTTGTCTTCGAAAAAGAACAGCGTCAAATTCGAAATCCCATGTATGTTATAAACTACTCTATTTGCAGTATAGGAAGCATTTTTTAAACTAACTCGAATTACATAGGCGTTATACTTTTTTTTAACGAGCAAGTGTCTCATAATTTCATGATGTTTTTTCGTTTTAGATTCGTTTTTTTCACTATCAAAATTAGATAGAGCTCCTGTGATGAGATCCGGAAGCAAAACTAACTCTTCATACCAATTGCCGGATCCCGATGTGGCACCGGCC
The sequence above is a segment of the Leptospira stimsonii genome. Coding sequences within it:
- a CDS encoding CopG family ribbon-helix-helix protein — encoded protein: MNQTVNISFEKGLLKEIDKIAKREHRSRSELIREAARAYIERRFKWEKIFEVGSALSKGTSITDDSIIDEIKLLRKTKKTS
- a CDS encoding PIN domain-containing protein, whose product is MILVDTSIWIEFFKKNEPYFSELKDLIESSEVLVHEIIFGELLQGCKSKSEVSFILEYWENLNTLSSDNSFLEAGKLSYEQKLKDKGVGLIDSVIINEAVKRNLKLWTLDKKILKVLNAKEIYHSKQ
- a CDS encoding DUF2191 domain-containing protein, which codes for MKVTAILPDDLITEVQKYSGGKNITDSLQKALSEWLKQAKIKKLNQKLAKSPLVFQQGFSGEKIRNLNRDR
- a CDS encoding DUF2971 domain-containing protein — protein: MLLFKYRGINEFSFKLILDNEFYFAKPSEFNDPFDSRTKTIYQGTFDDWYNWLRYTVGEEEAKAEKLAKEFEHKYIDDSMLGDAKKDDNRNRILCLSKTPSNILMWAHYADQHKGFCLGFESIASPTGGMGLELEGEDFELPGPGYPKDYLSAFDITYNNEIPPPWNRFKDRPSDIFKFLLR
- a CDS encoding toxin-antitoxin system, antitoxin component; the protein is MRKEYDFSKGKRGVYTRDLKDLHFPVYLDPQLEEYYKKIALKKNKDLSTIINTILQKEMELHDSLI
- a CDS encoding BrnT family toxin, with protein sequence MRFEWDIEKERINIQKHDLSFGEALLVFAAPRTIYISDPDHSIGEVREIALGMIENITIAVVIFVDRTQNDEEIKRIISARPASNSEKAQYYSTDI
- a CDS encoding type II toxin-antitoxin system PemK/MazF family toxin, yielding MVISQYEVYLINLDPTIGHEIKKSRPCVIISPNEMNKTIGTIIIAPMTTKSRSYPTRVELTFQGKKGWVVLDQIRTVDKTRLIKKLGKTDPKTVSKIKLVIKEMLVD
- a CDS encoding AbrB/MazE/SpoVT family DNA-binding domain-containing protein, whose amino-acid sequence is MRASVVKIGNSKGIRIPKAVLEECHIEEEVDLLIDNNKLIIVPLKSKPREGWEKQFKTMSSNKDDKLLIPDSIDLSDKDWEW